In a single window of the Prinia subflava isolate CZ2003 ecotype Zambia chromosome 3, Cam_Psub_1.2, whole genome shotgun sequence genome:
- the PCDH8 gene encoding protocadherin-8 isoform X1, whose amino-acid sequence MSPLRLLAAACLLALSRCKTVRYRTDEEGAPGTVIGTLADEMPVKAPGEMSFRLMRQFSNSSLVRVREEDGQLSIGEAGLDRERLCGQAPQCVLAFDVVSCWRERYRLVHVELEVRDINDNAPRFPHAQMALEVSESAAPGTRLPLEVAVDEDVGSNSIQSFQVSLNSHFGVEAQTRADGARCADLVLLQELDRERQPSYTLELVAKDGGSPARSGTATVHVRVLDANDNSPTFAQSSVTVELPEDAPPGSLLLDLDAADPDEGPNGEVVYAFSSQVPPEARRLFRLDPRSGHLTLEAAVDYERTRTYELDVRAQDRGASPRAATCTVVVRLTDVNDNAPRISISALRGAASAAGVAYVSEAAASESFVALVSATDRDSGANGQVRCSLRGHDHFALQRAYEDSYMIVTTAALDRERIPEYNLTVVAEDLGSPPFKTVRQYTVRVSDENDNAPLFAKPLYEVAVPENNPPGAYITTVVARDPDLGHNGKVTYRLLETQVMGAPISTYVSVDPATGAIYALRTFNYEILKQLDLRIQATDGGSPQLSSSTVVKVRMVDQNDNPPVIIHPVLTNGTVEIGVSSKTSRDSLVAQIKARDADDGANAELTFAFLEESQQDLFTINPSTGDIVLRGDLSEELGQLFKVILTVTDNGRPPLATTATVNFLVTATAPSSIQDIAKPSSWEGKALQWDIPLIVIIVLAGSCTLLLVAIITIATTCNRRKKGNNIKNNTALKDQIDISHLEKGHQEEGSQRGNMFEVRTFPSKTSFTSPDPSPAAEEISTTESGSDSTCLYEGQKRLRGQSGEQGFAATPSYSKEPAPPVAIWKGHSFNTISGREAEKFSGKDSGKGDSDFNDSDSDISGDALKKDLITHMQNGLWACTAECKILGHSDRCWSPSCGRANPHPSPHPSASLSTFCKSTSLPRDPLRRDNFYQAQLPKTVGLQSVYEKVLHRDFDRTITLLSPPRPARLPDLQEIGVPLFPAPSARYLGPQSETTEKA is encoded by the exons ATGAGCCCCCTGCGGCTGCTGGCCGCCGCCTGCCTGCTGGCCCTGTCCCGCTGCAAGACGGTGAGGTATCGCACCGACGAGGAGGGCGCGCCGGGCACGGTGATCGGTACTCTGGCCGACGAGATGCCGGTGAAGGCGCCGGGCGAGATGAGCTTTCGCCTGATGCGGCAGTTCAGCAACAGTTCGCTGGTGCGGGTGCGGGAGGAGGACGGGCAGCTGAGCATCGGTGAAGCGGGGCTGGACCGGGAGCGGCTGTGCGGCCAAGCCCCCCAGTGTGTCCTGGCCTTCGACGTGGTGAGCTGCTGGCGGGAGCGCTACCGCCTGGTGCACGTGGAGCTGGAGGTGCGTGACATCAATGACAATGCACCGCGCTTCCCCCATGCCCAGATGGCGCTGGAGGTGTCGGAGAGTGCTGCACCTGGCACTCGCCTCCCACTGGAGGTGGCTGTGGATGAGGACGTGGGCTCCAACTCCATCCAGAGCTTCCAGGTCTCCCTCAACAGCCACTTCGGTGTGGAGGCACAGACACGGGCAGATGGGGCACGCTGTGCTGAcctggtgctgctccaggaACTGGACCGCGAGCGCCAGCCCTCCTACACCTTGGAGCTGGTAGCCAAGGATGGTGGCAGCCCAGCACGCTCAGGCACGGCCACTGTGCATGTCCGCGTCCTCGACGCCAATGACAACAGTCCAACCTTTGCCCAGAGCTCAGTCACGGTGGAGTTGCCCGAGGATGCACCGCCCGGCTCCCTGCTGCTCGATCTGGATGCCGCTGACCCTGATGAGGGCCCCAATGGTGAGGTGGTCTATGCCTTCAGCAGCCAGGTGCCCCCTGAGGCGCGGCGGCTCTTCCGCCTCGACCCGCGCTCAGGCCACCTCACATTGGAGGCTGCCGTGGACTACGAGCGCACCCGCACCTACGAGCTGGACGTGCGTGCCCAGGACCGCGGTGCCAGCCCCCGTGCTGCCACCTGCACCGTCGTCGTGCGCCTCACCGACGTCAACGACAACGCTCCGCGCATCAGCATCAGCGCCCTCCGTGGCGCTGCCAGTGCTGCCGGCGTGGCCTACGTCAGCGAGGCGGCAGCCAGCGAGAGCTTCGTGGCCCTCGTCAGCGCCACAGACCGCGACTCGGGTGCCAACGGGCAGGTGCGCTGCAGCCTCCGTGGCCACGACCACTTCGCCCTGCAGCGAGCCTATGAGGACAGCTACATGATCGTCACCACGGCGGCGCTGGACCGCGAGCGCATCCCTGAGTACAACCTCACCGTGGTGGCTGAGGACCTGGGCTCGCCGCCCTTCAAGACTGTCCGCCAGTACACAGTGCGCGTGAGCGATGAGAATGACAACGCGCCGCTCTTCGCCAAGCCCCTCTACGAGGTGGCCGTACCTGAGAACAACCCCCCGGGCGCCTACATCACCACAGTGGTGGCTCGTGACCCTGATCTTGGCCACAATGGTAAGGTCACCTACCGGCTCCTGGAGACACAGGTCATGGGGGCCCCCATCTCTACCTATGTCTCAGTGGACCCCGCCACCGGGGCCATCTATGCCCTCAGGACATTCAACTATGAGATCCTCAAGCAGTTGGACCTGAGGATCCAGGCCACTGATGGTGGCTCCCCgcagctctccagcagcactgtTGTCAAAGTGAGAATGGTGGACCAGAATGACAACCCTCCTGTCATCATCCACCCAGTGCTCACCAACGGGACTGTGGAAATTGGTGTGTCCAGCAAGACCTCCCGTGACTCCCTGGTGGCCCAAATCAAAGCTCGAGATGCAGATGATGGGGCCAATGCCGAGCTCACCTTTGCCTTCCTGGAAGAGTCCCAGCAGGACCTTTTCACCATCAACCCAAGTACTGGGGACATTGTGCTGAGGGGTGACCTCTCTGAAGAGCTGGGACAGCTATTCAAGGTCATCCTCACTGTGACAGACAATGGCAGACCTCCCCTGGCCACAACTGCCACAGTCAACTTCCTGGTAACCGCCACTGCTCCATCCAGTATCCAAGACATAgccaagcccagctcctgggaaggAAAGGCTTTGCAGTGGGACATCCCTCTGATCGTGATCATTGtcctggcaggcagctgcaCCCTCCTCCTGGTGGCTATAATCACCATCGCCACCACCTGCAACAGGCGCAAGAAGGGGAACAACATCAAAAACAACACTGCCTTGAAGGACCAAATAGACATCTCCCACCTGGAGAAGGGCCATCAGGaggagggcagccagagggGGAACATGTTTGAGGTACGAACCTTTCCCAGCAAAACCTCTTTCACCAGCCCTGacccctctccagctgctgaagAGATCTCCACCACTGAGAGCGGCAGTGACAGCACTTGCCTCTACGAGGGTCAGAAGAGGCTGAGGGGACAGAGTGGAGAG CAGGGTTTTGCTGCCACTCCGAGCTACAGCAAAGAGCCTGCTCCCCCCGTGGCCATTTGGAAGGGACACTCCTTCAACACCATCTCCGGCCGGGAGGCAGAGAAGTTCAGTGGCAAAGACAGCGGCAAAGGCGACAGTGATTTTAACGACAGTGACTCAGATATCAGCGGAGATGCCCTGAAGAAAGATCTCATCACGCACATGCAGAATG GACTGTGGGCATGCACTGCTGAATGCAAGATCCTGGGGCACTCCGACCGCTGCTGGAGCCCCTCCTGTGGCCGAGCCAACCCTCACCCCTCTCCACATCCTTCAGCATCCCTCTCCACCTTCTGCAAGAGCACGTCCTTGCCCAGGGATCCCCTTCGCAGGGACAACTTTTATCAAGCCCAGCTGCCCAAAACAGTCGGGCTTCAGAGCGTCTATGAGAAGGTGCTGCACAGGGACTTTGACCGGACGATCACGCTCCTCTCCCCACCGCGCCCTGCACGGCTCCCCGACCTTCAGGAGATCGGGGTGCCCCTCTTCCCAGCCCCCTCAGCTAGATACCTGGGCCCCCAGAGCGAGACGACTGAGAAGGCGTAG
- the PCDH8 gene encoding protocadherin-8 isoform X2, with product MSPLRLLAAACLLALSRCKTVRYRTDEEGAPGTVIGTLADEMPVKAPGEMSFRLMRQFSNSSLVRVREEDGQLSIGEAGLDRERLCGQAPQCVLAFDVVSCWRERYRLVHVELEVRDINDNAPRFPHAQMALEVSESAAPGTRLPLEVAVDEDVGSNSIQSFQVSLNSHFGVEAQTRADGARCADLVLLQELDRERQPSYTLELVAKDGGSPARSGTATVHVRVLDANDNSPTFAQSSVTVELPEDAPPGSLLLDLDAADPDEGPNGEVVYAFSSQVPPEARRLFRLDPRSGHLTLEAAVDYERTRTYELDVRAQDRGASPRAATCTVVVRLTDVNDNAPRISISALRGAASAAGVAYVSEAAASESFVALVSATDRDSGANGQVRCSLRGHDHFALQRAYEDSYMIVTTAALDRERIPEYNLTVVAEDLGSPPFKTVRQYTVRVSDENDNAPLFAKPLYEVAVPENNPPGAYITTVVARDPDLGHNGKVTYRLLETQVMGAPISTYVSVDPATGAIYALRTFNYEILKQLDLRIQATDGGSPQLSSSTVVKVRMVDQNDNPPVIIHPVLTNGTVEIGVSSKTSRDSLVAQIKARDADDGANAELTFAFLEESQQDLFTINPSTGDIVLRGDLSEELGQLFKVILTVTDNGRPPLATTATVNFLVTATAPSSIQDIAKPSSWEGKALQWDIPLIVIIVLAGSCTLLLVAIITIATTCNRRKKGNNIKNNTALKDQIDISHLEKGHQEEGSQRGNMFEVRTFPSKTSFTSPDPSPAAEEISTTESGSDSTCLYEGQKRLRGQSGEGFAATPSYSKEPAPPVAIWKGHSFNTISGREAEKFSGKDSGKGDSDFNDSDSDISGDALKKDLITHMQNGLWACTAECKILGHSDRCWSPSCGRANPHPSPHPSASLSTFCKSTSLPRDPLRRDNFYQAQLPKTVGLQSVYEKVLHRDFDRTITLLSPPRPARLPDLQEIGVPLFPAPSARYLGPQSETTEKA from the exons ATGAGCCCCCTGCGGCTGCTGGCCGCCGCCTGCCTGCTGGCCCTGTCCCGCTGCAAGACGGTGAGGTATCGCACCGACGAGGAGGGCGCGCCGGGCACGGTGATCGGTACTCTGGCCGACGAGATGCCGGTGAAGGCGCCGGGCGAGATGAGCTTTCGCCTGATGCGGCAGTTCAGCAACAGTTCGCTGGTGCGGGTGCGGGAGGAGGACGGGCAGCTGAGCATCGGTGAAGCGGGGCTGGACCGGGAGCGGCTGTGCGGCCAAGCCCCCCAGTGTGTCCTGGCCTTCGACGTGGTGAGCTGCTGGCGGGAGCGCTACCGCCTGGTGCACGTGGAGCTGGAGGTGCGTGACATCAATGACAATGCACCGCGCTTCCCCCATGCCCAGATGGCGCTGGAGGTGTCGGAGAGTGCTGCACCTGGCACTCGCCTCCCACTGGAGGTGGCTGTGGATGAGGACGTGGGCTCCAACTCCATCCAGAGCTTCCAGGTCTCCCTCAACAGCCACTTCGGTGTGGAGGCACAGACACGGGCAGATGGGGCACGCTGTGCTGAcctggtgctgctccaggaACTGGACCGCGAGCGCCAGCCCTCCTACACCTTGGAGCTGGTAGCCAAGGATGGTGGCAGCCCAGCACGCTCAGGCACGGCCACTGTGCATGTCCGCGTCCTCGACGCCAATGACAACAGTCCAACCTTTGCCCAGAGCTCAGTCACGGTGGAGTTGCCCGAGGATGCACCGCCCGGCTCCCTGCTGCTCGATCTGGATGCCGCTGACCCTGATGAGGGCCCCAATGGTGAGGTGGTCTATGCCTTCAGCAGCCAGGTGCCCCCTGAGGCGCGGCGGCTCTTCCGCCTCGACCCGCGCTCAGGCCACCTCACATTGGAGGCTGCCGTGGACTACGAGCGCACCCGCACCTACGAGCTGGACGTGCGTGCCCAGGACCGCGGTGCCAGCCCCCGTGCTGCCACCTGCACCGTCGTCGTGCGCCTCACCGACGTCAACGACAACGCTCCGCGCATCAGCATCAGCGCCCTCCGTGGCGCTGCCAGTGCTGCCGGCGTGGCCTACGTCAGCGAGGCGGCAGCCAGCGAGAGCTTCGTGGCCCTCGTCAGCGCCACAGACCGCGACTCGGGTGCCAACGGGCAGGTGCGCTGCAGCCTCCGTGGCCACGACCACTTCGCCCTGCAGCGAGCCTATGAGGACAGCTACATGATCGTCACCACGGCGGCGCTGGACCGCGAGCGCATCCCTGAGTACAACCTCACCGTGGTGGCTGAGGACCTGGGCTCGCCGCCCTTCAAGACTGTCCGCCAGTACACAGTGCGCGTGAGCGATGAGAATGACAACGCGCCGCTCTTCGCCAAGCCCCTCTACGAGGTGGCCGTACCTGAGAACAACCCCCCGGGCGCCTACATCACCACAGTGGTGGCTCGTGACCCTGATCTTGGCCACAATGGTAAGGTCACCTACCGGCTCCTGGAGACACAGGTCATGGGGGCCCCCATCTCTACCTATGTCTCAGTGGACCCCGCCACCGGGGCCATCTATGCCCTCAGGACATTCAACTATGAGATCCTCAAGCAGTTGGACCTGAGGATCCAGGCCACTGATGGTGGCTCCCCgcagctctccagcagcactgtTGTCAAAGTGAGAATGGTGGACCAGAATGACAACCCTCCTGTCATCATCCACCCAGTGCTCACCAACGGGACTGTGGAAATTGGTGTGTCCAGCAAGACCTCCCGTGACTCCCTGGTGGCCCAAATCAAAGCTCGAGATGCAGATGATGGGGCCAATGCCGAGCTCACCTTTGCCTTCCTGGAAGAGTCCCAGCAGGACCTTTTCACCATCAACCCAAGTACTGGGGACATTGTGCTGAGGGGTGACCTCTCTGAAGAGCTGGGACAGCTATTCAAGGTCATCCTCACTGTGACAGACAATGGCAGACCTCCCCTGGCCACAACTGCCACAGTCAACTTCCTGGTAACCGCCACTGCTCCATCCAGTATCCAAGACATAgccaagcccagctcctgggaaggAAAGGCTTTGCAGTGGGACATCCCTCTGATCGTGATCATTGtcctggcaggcagctgcaCCCTCCTCCTGGTGGCTATAATCACCATCGCCACCACCTGCAACAGGCGCAAGAAGGGGAACAACATCAAAAACAACACTGCCTTGAAGGACCAAATAGACATCTCCCACCTGGAGAAGGGCCATCAGGaggagggcagccagagggGGAACATGTTTGAGGTACGAACCTTTCCCAGCAAAACCTCTTTCACCAGCCCTGacccctctccagctgctgaagAGATCTCCACCACTGAGAGCGGCAGTGACAGCACTTGCCTCTACGAGGGTCAGAAGAGGCTGAGGGGACAGAGTGGAGAG GGTTTTGCTGCCACTCCGAGCTACAGCAAAGAGCCTGCTCCCCCCGTGGCCATTTGGAAGGGACACTCCTTCAACACCATCTCCGGCCGGGAGGCAGAGAAGTTCAGTGGCAAAGACAGCGGCAAAGGCGACAGTGATTTTAACGACAGTGACTCAGATATCAGCGGAGATGCCCTGAAGAAAGATCTCATCACGCACATGCAGAATG GACTGTGGGCATGCACTGCTGAATGCAAGATCCTGGGGCACTCCGACCGCTGCTGGAGCCCCTCCTGTGGCCGAGCCAACCCTCACCCCTCTCCACATCCTTCAGCATCCCTCTCCACCTTCTGCAAGAGCACGTCCTTGCCCAGGGATCCCCTTCGCAGGGACAACTTTTATCAAGCCCAGCTGCCCAAAACAGTCGGGCTTCAGAGCGTCTATGAGAAGGTGCTGCACAGGGACTTTGACCGGACGATCACGCTCCTCTCCCCACCGCGCCCTGCACGGCTCCCCGACCTTCAGGAGATCGGGGTGCCCCTCTTCCCAGCCCCCTCAGCTAGATACCTGGGCCCCCAGAGCGAGACGACTGAGAAGGCGTAG